One part of the Humulus lupulus chromosome 9, drHumLupu1.1, whole genome shotgun sequence genome encodes these proteins:
- the LOC133799855 gene encoding probable diphthine methyl ester synthase — translation MLYIVGLGLGDERDITLRGLEEVKQCDKVYIKSYTSLLSFGISSDGLSTPEKLYGRPVILADREMVEEKADEILSTARVSDVAFLVVGDPFGNYIISSSLDECYMYVYMHC, via the exons atgctaTACATAGTGGGATTGGGATTGGGTGACGAGAGAGACATAACTCTTAGAGGCTTAGAGGAAGTGAAGCAATGCGACAAGGTCTACATCAAATCTTATACTTCTCTTCTCTCTTTCGGTATCTCTTCAGATGGCCTTTCTACCCCG GAAAAACTTTATGGAAGGCCAGTGATTCTTGCCGATAGAGAAATGGTTGAGGAAAAAGCCGATGAAATACTCTCAACTGCTCGTGTTTCTGATGTGGCTTTCCTTGTAGTTGGTGACCCTTTTGG AAATTATATCATTTCTTCCTCATTAGATGAATGttacatgtatgtatatatgcattGCTGA